Proteins from a genomic interval of Bacteroidales bacterium:
- the purH gene encoding bifunctional phosphoribosylaminoimidazolecarboxamide formyltransferase/IMP cyclohydrolase has translation MSKTKKIKSVLISVYHKDNLDVIVKKLNDLQVKIYSTGGTKSFIEGLGVPVTSVESLTEYPSIFGGRVKTLHPKIFGGILYRRDESKDLEEAAKYGIPDIDLVIVDLYPFEETVASGASEASVIEKIDIGGISLIRAAAKNYKDVLIVPSKREYLPLLNLLNEKGGETTLEDRRKFAAAAFNVSSHYDSAIFNYFNKELGEPVFKQSYTDGMTLRYGENPHQKGLFFGNFDGLFEKLNGKEISYNNLLDIDAAVNLINEFDEPTFAILKHNNACGLASSENILDAWKKALAGDPVSAFGGVLITNREIDEKTALEIDQLFYEVLIAPSFTKEAVELLKAKKNRILLRLKDTKLPGQQFRSLLNGVVLQDKDNATETADKMNPVTDVHPGKKELADMVFANKIVKHSKSNAIVLAKNKQLLGSGIGQTSRVDALKQAVKKAKTFDFDLNGAVMASDAYFPFPDCVEIAGEEGIKAIVQPGGSIRDNESIDCCNKLSIAMVFTGIRHFKH, from the coding sequence ATGAGTAAAACAAAAAAAATAAAGTCGGTACTAATCTCGGTTTATCATAAAGACAATCTTGACGTAATTGTCAAAAAATTAAATGACTTACAGGTAAAAATATATTCAACAGGCGGTACGAAAAGTTTTATAGAAGGACTTGGTGTACCAGTAACCTCTGTTGAATCGTTAACGGAGTATCCGTCCATTTTCGGAGGACGTGTAAAAACATTACACCCAAAAATATTCGGAGGCATACTATATCGTCGTGATGAATCCAAAGACCTTGAAGAAGCAGCTAAGTACGGTATTCCGGATATTGATCTCGTGATCGTGGATCTATATCCTTTTGAAGAAACCGTAGCGTCCGGGGCTTCTGAAGCATCTGTAATCGAGAAAATAGATATTGGCGGTATTTCATTGATCCGTGCAGCAGCCAAGAATTATAAAGACGTTCTGATCGTTCCTTCTAAACGCGAATATTTGCCATTATTGAATTTATTGAATGAGAAAGGTGGTGAAACCACGCTGGAAGATCGGCGAAAGTTTGCAGCTGCTGCATTCAATGTTTCATCCCATTACGATTCTGCAATATTTAATTACTTCAATAAAGAACTGGGCGAACCTGTCTTTAAACAAAGCTATACCGACGGGATGACCCTTCGTTATGGAGAAAATCCCCACCAGAAAGGACTGTTTTTTGGAAATTTTGACGGACTTTTCGAAAAGTTAAACGGAAAAGAGATATCCTATAACAACTTACTGGATATCGATGCGGCAGTAAACCTCATCAATGAGTTCGATGAACCTACTTTTGCCATATTGAAACACAATAATGCATGTGGCCTGGCCTCATCCGAAAACATACTGGATGCCTGGAAAAAAGCTTTGGCAGGTGATCCTGTCTCCGCATTCGGAGGTGTGTTGATCACCAATCGTGAGATCGATGAAAAGACAGCCCTGGAAATAGACCAACTGTTTTATGAGGTATTGATCGCACCTTCTTTTACGAAGGAAGCCGTTGAATTATTAAAAGCAAAAAAGAACAGGATTTTGCTTCGGTTAAAAGACACAAAACTTCCCGGACAGCAATTTCGTTCATTATTGAACGGGGTCGTACTTCAGGATAAGGATAATGCAACAGAAACTGCTGATAAAATGAACCCGGTGACCGATGTTCATCCGGGCAAAAAAGAACTGGCAGATATGGTATTTGCCAATAAAATAGTCAAACATAGTAAATCCAATGCCATTGTATTGGCCAAAAATAAGCAATTACTTGGCAGTGGTATTGGCCAGACTTCAAGGGTAGACGCTTTGAAGCAAGCTGTAAAGAAAGCAAAAACATTTGATTTTGATCTGAATGGGGCCGTAATGGCCAGTGATGCTTACTTCCCTTTTCCGGATTGTGTAGAAATAGCCGGAGAAGAAGGAATAAAAGCAATCGTACAGCCGGGAGGATCCATACGCGATAACGAGTCAATAGACTGTTGCAATAAGTTATCTATTGCAATGGTGTTTACCGGGATCCGTCATTTTAAACATTAG
- a CDS encoding rod shape-determining protein: protein MGLFSFTQEIAMDLGTANTIIIYGDKVVVDEPSIVAIDRVSGKLVAIGEKARQMHGKTHENIKTIRPLRDGVIADFNAAEQMIKGMIKMIPTRGHWFTPSIRMVVCIPSGSTEVEVRAVRDSAEHSGGRDVYMIYEPMAAAIGIGIDVTAPEGNMVVDIGGGTSEIAVIALGGIVCNRSITVAGDVFTADIQDYMRQQHNIRIGERTAEDIKIQVGSVLPDLENPPSDFIVRGPNLMTALPVEVPVSFQEISHCLDKSISRIETAILDVLEQTPPELYADIVNHGIYLAGGGALLKGLDKRLTDKINIPFKVAEDPLRAVARGTGIALKNVDKFSFLMR from the coding sequence ATGGGATTATTCTCCTTCACACAAGAAATCGCGATGGATCTCGGCACAGCCAATACCATCATCATATACGGCGATAAGGTAGTCGTTGACGAGCCGTCTATTGTCGCTATCGACCGTGTATCCGGAAAACTGGTAGCCATTGGTGAAAAGGCCCGCCAGATGCACGGAAAAACACATGAGAACATTAAAACTATCCGTCCTTTACGGGATGGTGTAATTGCAGATTTTAATGCAGCCGAGCAGATGATCAAAGGAATGATCAAAATGATCCCTACACGGGGGCATTGGTTCACACCTTCCATCCGTATGGTTGTCTGTATCCCTTCGGGCAGTACCGAAGTGGAAGTCCGTGCAGTCCGTGATTCAGCAGAACACTCGGGAGGCAGGGATGTGTATATGATTTATGAGCCAATGGCTGCAGCAATAGGGATCGGGATTGATGTGACGGCACCTGAAGGAAATATGGTGGTAGATATAGGAGGCGGAACTTCCGAAATAGCTGTGATTGCCCTTGGCGGTATTGTATGTAACCGTTCTATTACTGTTGCCGGAGATGTATTTACAGCCGACATCCAGGATTACATGCGGCAGCAACACAATATCCGGATCGGGGAACGTACCGCTGAAGATATAAAAATACAGGTAGGATCAGTTTTACCTGACCTGGAAAATCCACCGTCCGACTTTATCGTCCGCGGTCCCAACCTGATGACTGCACTTCCTGTGGAAGTTCCCGTATCTTTCCAGGAAATATCGCATTGCCTGGATAAGTCTATCTCCCGGATCGAAACAGCCATTTTGGACGTCCTGGAGCAAACTCCTCCGGAGTTATACGCCGATATTGTTAACCACGGTATTTACCTGGCAGGTGGAGGCGCTTTGCTGAAAGGACTGGACAAAAGGCTTACCGATAAGATCAATATTCCTTTCAAAGTAGCTGAAGATCCCTTGCGTGCTGTTGCCCGGGGTACCGGAATTGCTTTGAAAAATGTAGATAAGTTTTCTTT